A stretch of [Clostridium] scindens DNA encodes these proteins:
- a CDS encoding coenzyme F420-0:L-glutamate ligase: protein MERRVGTISRGIRCPIIREGDNLADIIVESVLEAAESEGFELRDRDVIAATESIVARAQGNYASIDAIAKDVKAKLGGETIGVIFPILSRNRFSICLKGIAKGAKKVVLMLSYPSDEVGNELVSLDKLDDAGINPYSDVMDLEKYRELFGENKHPFTGVDYVQYYSDLIKEAGAEVEVIFANQPQEILKHAKNVLTCDIHTRARTKRILEKNGAKVVLGLDNILTCPVGGSGCNERFGLLGSNKSTEESVKLFPRDCTDLVLEVQGKILEKTGKHVEVMVYGDGAFKDPVGKIWELADPCVSVAHTEGLNGTPNEVKLKYLADNDFKDLKGEELKDAISKRIQEKEDDLVGDMSSQGTTPRRLTDLIGSLCDLTSGSGDKGTPVILVQGYFDNFTTDK, encoded by the coding sequence ATGGAAAGAAGAGTAGGAACTATATCAAGAGGAATCCGCTGCCCGATTATCCGTGAAGGAGACAATCTGGCGGATATTATTGTTGAAAGCGTATTAGAGGCAGCAGAAAGCGAAGGATTCGAACTTCGTGACCGCGACGTGATTGCAGCCACAGAATCCATCGTGGCAAGAGCGCAGGGAAATTATGCGTCTATCGATGCGATAGCCAAGGATGTCAAGGCGAAATTGGGCGGAGAGACGATAGGAGTCATCTTTCCGATTCTGTCTAGAAACCGTTTCTCCATCTGTCTGAAGGGTATCGCAAAAGGCGCGAAGAAGGTAGTGCTCATGCTGAGCTACCCAAGCGACGAAGTGGGAAATGAACTGGTTTCCCTGGACAAGCTTGATGATGCAGGCATTAACCCATACAGCGACGTGATGGATCTTGAGAAATACCGCGAACTGTTCGGAGAGAATAAGCATCCATTTACTGGCGTGGATTATGTGCAGTATTACAGCGATCTGATCAAAGAGGCAGGGGCTGAAGTGGAAGTTATCTTCGCAAACCAGCCGCAGGAAATCCTGAAGCATGCCAAGAACGTGCTGACCTGTGACATACATACCAGGGCAAGGACCAAGCGCATCCTGGAGAAGAATGGCGCCAAGGTTGTTCTGGGACTGGACAATATCCTGACCTGTCCGGTGGGCGGAAGCGGATGCAATGAACGATTCGGGCTTCTTGGATCTAATAAATCTACAGAGGAATCCGTGAAACTGTTCCCGAGAGACTGCACAGACCTGGTACTGGAAGTGCAGGGCAAGATTCTTGAAAAGACCGGAAAGCATGTTGAAGTCATGGTATATGGCGACGGCGCTTTCAAAGATCCGGTAGGAAAGATCTGGGAACTGGCAGATCCTTGCGTATCCGTGGCTCACACCGAAGGGCTTAACGGCACGCCGAATGAAGTCAAATTAAAATATCTTGCAGACAATGACTTTAAAGACCTGAAGGGCGAGGAACTCAAAGACGCCATCTCCAAGAGAATCCAGGAGAAGGAAGACGACCTGGTAGGCGATATGTCTTCCCAGGGAACGACGCCCCGCCGCCTGACAGACTTGATCGGCTCTCTGTGCGATCTGACCAGCGGTTCTGGTGACAAAGGAACGCCTGTGATTCTGGTACAGGGCTATTTTGACAACTTTACCACCGATAAATAA
- the guaA gene encoding glutamine-hydrolyzing GMP synthase, protein MKQDMIVILDLGSTENTVVAREIRDMGVYSEIHPHDITPEELNGLDNVKGIILNGGENRVVDGAAVDVSPALYDLGYPVMAIDHPTAKCVQKLDALPDEATLKKFVFDECKAEPNWNMKNFIADQVELVKRQVGDRKVLLALSGGVDSSVVAALLLKAIGQQLVCVHVNHGLMRKNESESVVEVFQNQLHANLIYVDATERFLGKLEGVKDPEEKRKIIGGEFIRVFEEEARKLDGIDFLGQGTIYPDIIESGTKTAKMVKSHHNVGGLPEDLQFELVEPLKQLFKDEVRACGIELGLPPHMVYRQPFPGPGLGVRCLGAITRDRLEAVRESDAILREEFEKAGLDKKVWQYFTVVPDFKSVGMKNHARCFEYMVIIRAINTIDAMTASIEKVDWDVLEKITNRILAEVENVNRVCYDMSPKPPATIEFE, encoded by the coding sequence ATGAAACAGGATATGATTGTAATTCTGGATTTGGGCAGTACCGAAAATACGGTAGTTGCCAGAGAAATTCGCGATATGGGCGTTTACAGCGAGATTCATCCCCATGACATCACCCCGGAAGAATTAAACGGGCTGGATAATGTGAAGGGAATCATCTTGAACGGAGGAGAGAACCGTGTCGTAGACGGAGCAGCGGTGGATGTAAGTCCCGCACTCTATGATCTGGGATATCCGGTGATGGCAATTGACCATCCAACAGCCAAATGCGTACAGAAACTGGACGCGCTTCCGGATGAGGCTACCCTTAAGAAATTCGTATTCGACGAGTGCAAGGCAGAGCCAAACTGGAATATGAAGAACTTTATCGCTGACCAGGTAGAACTGGTGAAGCGCCAGGTAGGCGACCGGAAAGTCCTTCTTGCCCTGTCCGGCGGCGTGGATTCTTCCGTTGTGGCAGCGCTCCTTTTGAAGGCAATCGGGCAGCAGCTGGTATGCGTGCATGTAAATCATGGCCTGATGCGTAAGAACGAGTCAGAAAGCGTAGTGGAGGTATTCCAGAACCAGCTTCACGCGAACCTTATCTATGTGGATGCCACAGAACGTTTCCTGGGCAAATTGGAAGGCGTGAAGGATCCGGAAGAAAAACGTAAGATTATCGGCGGAGAATTCATTCGCGTATTTGAAGAAGAAGCAAGAAAACTGGACGGAATCGACTTCCTCGGCCAGGGAACCATTTACCCGGATATCATCGAGAGCGGAACCAAGACCGCCAAGATGGTAAAATCACACCACAACGTAGGGGGATTGCCGGAGGATCTGCAGTTTGAACTGGTAGAGCCTTTGAAGCAGCTCTTCAAAGATGAAGTCCGCGCCTGCGGAATTGAACTGGGACTGCCACCGCACATGGTATACCGCCAGCCATTCCCAGGTCCGGGGCTTGGCGTCAGGTGCCTCGGTGCGATTACAAGAGACAGACTGGAAGCAGTCCGTGAATCGGATGCCATCCTGAGAGAAGAGTTTGAGAAAGCGGGACTGGATAAGAAAGTATGGCAGTACTTTACGGTAGTGCCGGACTTTAAGTCTGTGGGCATGAAGAACCATGCCAGATGCTTTGAATATATGGTAATCATCCGGGCGATCAATACGATCGACGCGATGACAGCCAGCATCGAGAAGGTTGATTGGGACGTGCTTGAGAAGATCACGAACAGGATATTGGCGGAAGTGGAGAATGTCAATCGAGTATGCTATGACATGTCACCGAAGCCGCCGGCTACGATTGAATTCGAATAG